Proteins from one Oryza sativa Japonica Group chromosome 12, ASM3414082v1 genomic window:
- the LOC107276472 gene encoding cullin-1, producing the protein MAGIVDFEEGWRLLATSLAKQRSIIDGSMSKSSSEDDNMQLYMWRNHKKIVISETRFFFYLDRYYILRKSLVPLEQLNLCSFRDQVYSELKDKITRTVVDMINDERDGKVIDRDLLKDVLDVYVQIGLGMECYEVDFENAFRESTRNYYSNKAQTSILECNGADSPEYMLKAVECLQAELERVSHYLHSSTEPKLMQDLQSELMITPVETHTEEAD; encoded by the exons ATGGCGGGCATAGTGGATTTCGAAGAGGGATGGCGCCTCCTGGCAACCAGCCTCGCCAAGCAAAGGAGCATCATCGATGGTAGCATGAGCAAGAGCTCTTCAGAGGATGACAACATGCAGCTCTACAT GTGGCGGAACCACAAGAAAATTGTCATAAGTGAGACGAGGTTCTTCTTCTACCTCGACCGTTACTACATCTTACGGAAGTCACTTGTCCCACTTGAACAACTGAACTTATGTTCTTTTCGTGATCAG GTATACAGTGAGCTCAAAGATAAAATAACAAGGACTGTGGTTGACATG ATTAATGATGAGAGGGATGGCAAGGTTATAGACCGTGATCTTTTGAAGGATGTCCTTGATGTGTATGTCCAGATTGGGCTTGGCATGGAGTGTTACgaagttgattttgaaaatGCGTTTCGCGAGAGCACAAGAAATTACTACTCAAACAAAGCCCAAACTTCGATTTTGGAGTGCAATGGCGCTGATTCTCCTGAATACATGCTTAAG GCTGTGGAATGCTTGCAAGCCGAGCTGGAACGAGTGTCACATTACTTGCATTCTTCAACTGAACCAAAGTTGATGCAG GATTTGCAATCAGAGTTGATGATTACGCCCGTGGAGACGCACACTGAAGAAGCTGATTAA